A part of Streptococcus porcinus genomic DNA contains:
- a CDS encoding SspB-related isopeptide-forming adhesin codes for MTKQCHHHFLVNQEKAEKHVFRKSKKYRTLCSVALGTMVTAVVAWSGQVAQADEVVTPSQDKTVQLTDNPATNLPEAQPTPVVEQTDSLASTGQSDGAITVTVPHDVVTQAVNQATAEGVTTVQDQPMDLGNTTSASETSKQLDTAEADAAEQAEAITQVTNTYKADKAAYEQDKTRVEQGNAALAASHKEATQAGNALNHSVDSTVSKIKGQDQLANVTVTTQTVTSGDGSTVSGYQDYTSAVAAIDKQNKDNLSEYESKKKDADAIVAKNLVTQKENETGLAKAKADNEAIDKRNQAGQKAVDDENKSGQATVDAYNKDQQKLVTDREAEIASITKRNKEKEEAAKKENDAIDAYNTKEMKRYKRDLAEISKGEEGYISQALAQALNLNNGEPQARHSADTRNPNRIVAKGDAMLGGYSKILDSTGFFVYDTFKTGETLSFTYQNLQNARFDGKKITKVAYDITNLVSPAGTNAVQLVVPNDPTEGFIAYRNDGTGNWRTDKMEFRVKAKYFLEDGSQVNFTKEKPGVFTHSSLNHNDIGLEYVKDSSGKFVPINGSTIQVTNEGLARSLGSNRASDLNLPEEWDTSYSKYAYKGAIVSTVTSGNTYTVTFGQGDMPQNVGLSYWFALNTLPVARTVKPYSPKPHVTPKLEPIPEPIKVVPKTFTPKTFTPEPPVSFKEKPLEKVTQPSLTLTKVTLPKEPKPEPLPKAPQVPTVHYHDYRLTTTPEIVKEVINTDQVNLHDKTVAKDSTVIYPLTVDAFSPNRAKTTSLTFEDYLPAGYAFDKEKTQAENGNYTLSFDAAKNFVTLTAKEALLQEVNKDLTKSYQLVAPKLYGSLQNDGATYSNSYQLLINKGTPNAYTVTSNVVTVRTPGDGTTTSRIEPQKKNENEDGVVINDTVVALGTTNHYRLTWDLDQYKGDRSSKETIARGFFFVDDYPEEVLDLVDKGTGITTPDGKAVSGITVKAYASLSEAPKDIQDKLAHAKISPKGAFQVFMPNDNQAFYDQYVKTGTSLNLVTKMTVKDSLYGQTKTYRNKAYQVDFGNGYETDEVTNTLVSPAPKKQNLNKDKVDINGKPMVVGSQNHYTLSWDLDQYRGIKADKAQIAQGFYFVDDYPEEALLPDEASIQLVTTVGKAVSGVTVKTYTNLSEAPKKLQAALSKRKIAPKGAFQVFMAEDPQAFYYSYVTQGQNITIVTPMTVRESMLNSGKSYDNVAYQVDFGQAYETNTVTNHVPKVTPHKTNTNKEGVSIDGKTVLPNTVNYYKIVLDYSQYKDLVVTEDVLAKGFYMVDDYPEEAISVNADGVQVMDMAGNLVKGISVKAYASLLEAPKVVQDAMAKRQFTPKGAIQVLSAENPKAFYEAYVKTGQTLVVTLPMTIKNELTKTGGKYENTAYQIDFGLAYVTETVVNNVPKLDPQKDVVIDLSQKENSLDGKEVALNQVFNYRLVGALIPGNRATPLIEYRFDDDYDESHDDYNGVYKAYTVVDVTLKDGTVLPKGTEVTKFTLQHVDTSKGTVTISFDQEFLEKLAEESEFQADVYVQMKRIASGEVENTVLHTVNGYTISSNTVKTTTPEPEPPTPNQPTPPQPPIPTQEPPVPASVLPNTGESQSLLALVGGGLLLGLTYGLSKRKMEDN; via the coding sequence ATGACCAAACAATGTCATCATCACTTTTTAGTCAATCAGGAAAAAGCAGAAAAACATGTCTTCCGTAAGAGTAAGAAGTACCGTACGCTTTGTTCGGTAGCTCTTGGAACTATGGTGACAGCTGTTGTCGCTTGGAGTGGCCAAGTAGCACAAGCTGACGAAGTGGTAACACCCTCTCAAGATAAAACCGTTCAGTTGACAGATAATCCTGCGACCAACTTACCAGAAGCTCAGCCAACTCCAGTTGTTGAACAAACTGATAGTCTTGCGTCAACTGGTCAATCAGATGGGGCTATCACAGTTACGGTTCCTCATGATGTTGTGACACAGGCTGTCAATCAAGCAACTGCTGAAGGGGTTACTACTGTTCAAGACCAACCTATGGACTTGGGAAATACAACTTCTGCGAGTGAGACCAGTAAGCAATTGGATACCGCTGAAGCGGATGCTGCTGAGCAGGCTGAAGCCATCACTCAGGTGACCAATACCTATAAAGCAGATAAAGCCGCCTATGAACAAGATAAAACACGTGTTGAACAAGGGAATGCTGCGTTGGCTGCTAGTCATAAAGAAGCTACTCAAGCAGGAAACGCCTTGAATCATTCAGTGGATAGCACAGTTTCAAAAATCAAAGGCCAAGATCAGTTGGCTAATGTGACCGTTACAACTCAAACCGTAACATCAGGAGATGGTTCAACGGTTTCAGGCTATCAGGATTATACCTCTGCGGTAGCTGCTATTGATAAGCAAAATAAGGACAATCTATCTGAATACGAATCAAAGAAAAAAGATGCAGATGCCATTGTCGCAAAGAACTTAGTTACTCAAAAGGAAAATGAAACGGGTCTTGCTAAAGCAAAGGCTGATAATGAAGCAATTGATAAACGCAATCAAGCCGGACAAAAAGCAGTGGATGATGAAAACAAGTCAGGTCAAGCTACTGTTGATGCCTATAATAAAGACCAACAGAAATTAGTCACAGACCGTGAAGCTGAGATTGCTTCTATCACGAAACGCAATAAGGAAAAAGAAGAAGCTGCCAAGAAAGAAAATGACGCCATTGATGCCTATAACACCAAGGAAATGAAGCGCTATAAACGTGATTTAGCTGAGATTTCAAAAGGAGAGGAAGGCTATATCTCTCAAGCTCTTGCTCAGGCACTCAACTTGAATAATGGAGAACCGCAAGCACGACATTCAGCTGATACCAGAAATCCTAATCGTATCGTTGCAAAAGGTGACGCTATGCTTGGTGGGTACTCTAAGATCCTTGATTCGACAGGATTCTTTGTCTATGACACCTTTAAAACGGGAGAAACCCTTTCCTTTACCTATCAAAATCTTCAAAATGCTCGCTTTGATGGTAAGAAAATCACAAAAGTAGCCTATGACATTACAAACCTTGTTTCTCCAGCTGGAACTAATGCCGTACAGTTGGTTGTACCAAATGACCCAACAGAAGGCTTTATTGCCTACCGTAATGATGGGACAGGTAATTGGCGAACCGATAAAATGGAGTTTCGTGTCAAAGCCAAGTATTTCTTAGAAGATGGCTCACAAGTGAACTTCACCAAGGAAAAACCAGGTGTCTTTACCCACTCCTCACTCAACCACAATGACATCGGTTTAGAGTATGTGAAAGACTCATCAGGCAAGTTTGTCCCTATCAATGGCTCAACCATTCAAGTGACTAACGAAGGTTTGGCTCGTTCACTCGGGTCAAACCGTGCCAGTGATTTAAATCTTCCTGAAGAATGGGATACGTCATACAGTAAATATGCCTATAAGGGAGCGATAGTCTCAACGGTTACATCAGGCAACACTTATACAGTGACCTTTGGTCAAGGGGATATGCCCCAAAATGTTGGTCTCTCTTATTGGTTTGCCTTAAATACCCTACCAGTTGCACGGACGGTCAAACCTTATAGTCCAAAACCTCATGTGACACCAAAGTTAGAGCCAATTCCAGAACCGATTAAGGTTGTGCCAAAAACCTTTACCCCAAAGACCTTTACCCCAGAGCCACCTGTGAGCTTTAAGGAAAAACCATTAGAGAAAGTTACTCAGCCTAGTTTGACACTCACCAAGGTGACCTTGCCTAAAGAACCTAAACCAGAACCGTTACCAAAAGCACCACAAGTGCCAACGGTTCATTATCACGACTATCGTCTGACAACGACTCCTGAAATTGTTAAGGAAGTTATCAATACCGACCAAGTGAACCTTCATGACAAAACGGTCGCAAAAGATTCAACGGTCATTTACCCTTTAACCGTAGACGCTTTTTCTCCAAATCGAGCCAAAACCACAAGCCTCACCTTTGAAGATTACCTTCCAGCAGGCTATGCTTTTGACAAGGAAAAAACGCAGGCAGAAAATGGAAATTATACCCTTAGCTTTGATGCTGCTAAGAACTTTGTGACCTTGACCGCCAAGGAAGCCTTGCTTCAAGAGGTCAATAAAGACCTCACCAAGTCTTACCAACTGGTGGCTCCGAAACTTTACGGTAGCCTTCAAAATGATGGAGCAACCTATTCCAACAGTTATCAGCTCCTCATCAATAAGGGAACCCCAAATGCTTATACCGTGACTTCCAATGTCGTGACGGTGCGAACGCCTGGTGATGGAACGACCACTAGCCGTATTGAGCCGCAGAAGAAAAATGAAAATGAAGATGGTGTGGTCATTAACGATACGGTAGTGGCTTTAGGAACAACTAATCATTACCGTTTGACCTGGGATTTAGATCAATATAAAGGCGATAGGTCTTCTAAAGAGACAATTGCTCGTGGTTTCTTCTTTGTAGATGACTACCCAGAAGAAGTGTTGGACTTAGTAGACAAGGGGACAGGTATCACCACTCCTGATGGCAAAGCCGTATCAGGGATTACTGTTAAGGCTTATGCGTCGCTGTCAGAAGCTCCTAAAGACATTCAAGATAAACTCGCTCATGCTAAGATTTCTCCAAAAGGGGCTTTCCAAGTCTTTATGCCTAATGATAATCAGGCTTTCTATGACCAGTATGTCAAAACAGGCACTTCTTTAAACCTTGTCACCAAAATGACGGTCAAAGATAGTCTTTATGGTCAGACGAAGACTTATCGAAACAAGGCTTACCAAGTGGATTTTGGCAATGGCTATGAAACCGATGAGGTGACGAATACCCTTGTTAGCCCAGCACCTAAAAAACAAAACCTAAATAAGGATAAGGTGGACATCAATGGAAAACCGATGGTGGTCGGTTCACAAAACCACTATACCTTGTCATGGGACTTGGACCAATACCGTGGCATTAAAGCTGATAAGGCTCAGATTGCACAAGGGTTTTACTTTGTGGATGATTATCCCGAAGAAGCTCTATTACCAGATGAAGCAAGTATTCAACTTGTGACAACTGTTGGCAAAGCAGTGTCAGGTGTGACGGTTAAAACTTATACGAACTTATCAGAAGCTCCTAAAAAACTACAAGCAGCTCTTTCAAAACGCAAGATTGCGCCTAAAGGAGCCTTCCAAGTCTTTATGGCAGAAGATCCGCAAGCTTTTTATTATTCATATGTAACGCAAGGTCAAAACATCACCATCGTTACTCCTATGACTGTCCGTGAGTCTATGCTTAATTCAGGAAAGTCTTATGACAATGTGGCTTATCAGGTAGATTTTGGACAAGCCTATGAAACCAATACGGTAACGAATCACGTGCCAAAAGTAACACCACATAAAACTAATACCAATAAAGAAGGCGTTTCTATTGATGGCAAGACCGTTCTTCCAAATACCGTCAATTATTATAAGATTGTTCTTGATTACAGTCAGTACAAGGATTTGGTAGTGACGGAGGATGTTCTTGCCAAAGGTTTTTACATGGTGGATGATTACCCTGAAGAAGCGATTAGCGTAAATGCAGATGGTGTCCAAGTGATGGATATGGCAGGAAATCTTGTCAAAGGGATTTCGGTGAAAGCCTATGCCTCATTGTTAGAAGCGCCTAAAGTGGTTCAAGACGCTATGGCCAAACGCCAGTTCACACCCAAAGGAGCCATTCAAGTTTTAAGTGCTGAAAATCCAAAAGCGTTCTACGAGGCTTATGTTAAAACTGGTCAAACCTTAGTGGTGACCCTTCCAATGACCATTAAGAATGAGCTGACAAAGACTGGTGGGAAGTATGAAAACACCGCTTATCAGATTGACTTTGGTTTGGCTTATGTGACAGAGACAGTGGTCAATAATGTACCAAAACTGGACCCACAAAAAGATGTGGTGATTGATTTGTCACAAAAGGAGAACAGTCTGGATGGAAAAGAAGTTGCCTTGAATCAGGTCTTTAACTACCGCTTGGTGGGAGCACTTATTCCTGGTAATCGTGCGACACCACTCATCGAGTACCGCTTTGACGATGATTACGATGAAAGCCATGACGACTATAATGGTGTTTACAAGGCTTATACTGTGGTAGATGTCACTCTAAAAGATGGAACGGTTTTACCAAAAGGGACAGAAGTGACCAAGTTCACGCTGCAACACGTAGACACGTCAAAAGGAACGGTTACCATCAGTTTTGATCAGGAATTCCTTGAAAAACTAGCAGAAGAATCCGAGTTTCAGGCAGATGTTTACGTGCAAATGAAACGAATCGCTTCAGGTGAAGTAGAAAATACGGTACTACATACCGTGAATGGCTACACCATCAGTTCAAACACGGTTAAAACAACTACTCCTGAACCAGAGCCACCTACTCCAAATCAACCAACCCCACCCCAACCACCTATTCCAACACAAGAACCACCAGTTCCAGCAAGTGTCTTACCAAATACAGGAGAGAGTCAATCCCTCTTAGCGCTTGTCGGTGGAGGACTTCTTTTAGGCCTAACTTACGGACTTTCTAAACGCAAAATGGAGGACAACTAA
- a CDS encoding thrombospondin type 3 repeat-containing protein has translation MEPKNIYTRDSDQDGLTDAQELALGTNPFSSDTDSDGLTDLEEVQQGLNPIQQRKERSYGLEL, from the coding sequence ATGGAACCCAAAAACATTTACACAAGAGATTCAGACCAGGATGGTCTAACGGATGCTCAAGAGTTAGCTTTAGGGACTAATCCTTTTAGCAGTGATACGGATAGTGACGGACTGACAGACCTTGAAGAAGTCCAACAAGGCTTGAATCCAATTCAACAGCGTAAGGAGAGAAGCTATGGCTTGGAATTATGA
- a CDS encoding DEAD/DEAH box helicase family protein, with protein MTQEQLLEMLRARLPRDQILLESFLRYQAVHFDDDWDSLIQNFTTQRGVVTSPVQVVRFVTEVSAFVEASPFDGVTDLSSYTQTFGQAGLKKLPQLNSDEKDLVIEVALFNLATRFHLLDQEGAYQSISVASLLDKSKAANLVNVYRVANNLSDRISRDIEQFLLTYEPELESTQETLEEKKEVVENIVIPESHQEITFREEGLVMIASLDEDELSQLDLRTGQTEHLSAYEHLNLSQKFEILSHFDQVRNSRPKLPNLRRGEFDHEMEMTPIYEDDSLLTYLEADGTVYDLQRPLTPQEEVILTEMGQTILAENTEKLTNLGIDLADVDEQQRGILIDAAGRFHLKNANLALLGGYPKATVTQLALATELLQMGLTHDKTEFFLTSQLDFEELRPIAYAFLHEDLTLEEARTFESDKLSQPELSFRDWREHLSQTEPEIIVTQEKLPNPIVEEALKRYPIASIVTYKGQEFQVMAIEDSGVNNLIRIELQNDFTDVIEQNPVLFLRTLEDITQALHVPSVEEKEEVEETQQELDLFSFMDMEEQNEPVSQVTASVSSNKREAKQEEALSEDELEPEVTETPPTTDFHFPEDLTDFYPKTTRDKVEMNVAAIRLVKRLEAEHRQATPSEQELLAKYVGWGGLANEVFDEYNPKFSKEREALKTLVTDKEYSDMKQSSLTAYYTDPTLIRQMWEKLERDGFTGGKILDPSMGTGNFFAAMPKHLRENSELYGVELDTITGAIAKHLHPNSHIEVKGFETVAFNDNSFDLVLSNVPFANIRIADSRYDKPYMIHDYFVKKSLDLVHDGGQVAIISSTGTMDKRTENILQDIRETTDFLGGVRLPDSAFKAIAGTNVTTDMLFFQKHMDKGYVADDLAFSGSIRYDKDDRIWLNPYFDGDYNSQVLGTYEVRNFNGGTLSVKGTSDNLLADVQTALKQVKAPRVVDNSDIFITPDVMKKQVVDTSIPSDIRESLDQYSFGYKDSTVYYRDHKGIRVGTKTEEISYYVDEEGTFKAWDTKHSQKQIDRFNELEVTDSTALDVHVTEEATKRGQFKGYFKKTVFYEAPLSEKEEARIKGMVDIRNAYQEVIAIQRYYDYDKDEFNHLLGHLNRTYDSFVKRFGYVNSAVNRNLFDSDDKYSLVASLEDESLDPSGKTVIYTKSLAFEKALVRPEKEVTAVSSALDALNSSLADGRGVDLDYMMSIYQTDSKATLIEELGDAIIPDPERYLNDREVVYKSRQDFLSGDVMTKLEVVDLLIKEDNSDFPWVYYQGLLEDVKPPRVTLADIDYRIGSRWIPLAVYGKFAQETFMGQTFDLTDQEVSTVLEVSPIDGTMSYQSKFAFRYSTATDRSLGVPGSRYDSGRKIFENLLNSNQPTITKQVEDGDKKKHVTDVEKTTVLRAKETQLQELFQDFVASYPVVQQMIEETYNSLYNRTVSKVYDGSHLTIDGLAQNISLRPHQKNAIQRIVEEKRALLAHEVGSGKTLTMLGAGFKLKELGMVHKPLYVVPSSLTAQFGQEIMKFFPTKNVYVMTKKDFAKAKRKQFVSRIITGDYDAIVIGDSQFEKIPMSQEKQVTYIQDKLQQLRDIKQGSDSDYTVKEAERSIKGLEHQLEELQKLERDTFIEFENLGIDFLFVDEAHHFKNIRPITGLGNVAGITNTTSKKNVDMEMKVRQVQGEHDYRNVVFATGTPVSNSISELYTMMSYIQPDVLERYQVSNFDSWVGAFGNIENSMELAPTGDKYQPKKRFKKFVNLPELMRIYKETADIQTSDMLDLPVPEAKVIAVESELTEAQKYYLEELVDRSDAIKSGSVDPSDDNMLKITGEARKLAIDMRLIDSAYTLSDNQKIMQVVDNVERIYREGENLKATQMIFSDIGTPKSKEVGFDVYNELKDLLVDRGIPKEEIAFVHDANTDEKKNSLSRKVNSGEVRILMASTEKGGTGLNVQSRMKAVHHLDVPWRPSDVGRILRTFKIKKNVEVTDNGKDNF; from the coding sequence ATGACTCAAGAACAATTACTTGAAATGTTGCGGGCAAGATTGCCACGTGACCAGATTCTTTTGGAATCCTTTTTACGCTATCAAGCAGTCCATTTTGATGATGATTGGGATAGCCTTATCCAAAATTTTACAACCCAAAGAGGAGTAGTCACCTCACCTGTTCAAGTGGTTCGCTTTGTAACAGAAGTTTCTGCTTTTGTAGAGGCAAGCCCCTTTGATGGAGTGACTGACCTGAGCAGCTACACACAGACCTTTGGTCAGGCTGGTTTAAAGAAGTTACCTCAGTTAAACAGTGATGAGAAAGATTTGGTGATTGAAGTAGCCCTCTTTAACCTAGCCACTCGCTTTCATCTCTTAGACCAAGAAGGCGCCTATCAGTCCATTTCGGTAGCTTCTCTTTTGGATAAAAGCAAAGCTGCTAATTTGGTTAATGTCTACCGAGTGGCCAATAATTTGTCTGATCGTATTAGCCGTGATATTGAACAGTTTCTTCTCACTTATGAACCTGAATTAGAAAGTACACAGGAAACGTTGGAGGAAAAAAAGGAGGTTGTTGAGAATATAGTAATACCAGAGTCTCATCAAGAGATCACCTTTCGTGAAGAAGGACTTGTCATGATCGCAAGTCTTGATGAGGACGAGTTATCACAACTCGATTTACGAACAGGGCAAACAGAACATTTATCAGCCTATGAACATCTAAACTTGTCCCAAAAATTTGAGATACTAAGTCACTTTGATCAAGTGCGAAATAGCCGTCCAAAGCTACCAAACCTGAGACGTGGGGAGTTTGACCATGAAATGGAAATGACGCCAATCTATGAAGACGATAGCCTCTTAACCTATTTGGAAGCAGATGGGACGGTCTATGACTTACAACGTCCCCTAACACCTCAAGAAGAAGTAATCTTAACTGAAATGGGTCAAACCATTTTGGCTGAAAATACCGAAAAATTGACCAATTTAGGGATAGACTTAGCTGACGTTGATGAGCAACAACGTGGGATACTGATAGATGCTGCAGGGCGTTTTCATTTGAAGAATGCGAACCTAGCCTTATTAGGGGGCTATCCTAAAGCAACCGTTACTCAATTAGCCCTTGCGACAGAATTGCTTCAGATGGGATTAACGCATGACAAGACAGAATTTTTCTTGACCAGTCAGCTAGACTTCGAAGAGTTAAGACCCATTGCCTATGCCTTCTTGCATGAAGACCTCACTCTTGAAGAAGCAAGAACCTTTGAAAGTGACAAACTGTCCCAGCCAGAACTATCCTTTAGAGACTGGCGAGAACACCTATCGCAAACAGAACCTGAAATCATTGTGACTCAAGAAAAACTACCAAATCCTATCGTAGAGGAAGCCCTTAAACGCTACCCGATTGCTTCGATTGTGACTTATAAGGGGCAAGAGTTTCAAGTAATGGCCATTGAGGACTCAGGCGTTAATAACCTGATTCGGATTGAATTACAAAATGATTTCACAGATGTGATTGAACAAAATCCAGTTCTTTTCTTACGGACACTAGAAGACATCACTCAAGCTCTTCATGTTCCTTCTGTCGAAGAAAAAGAGGAAGTGGAAGAAACTCAGCAGGAATTAGACCTCTTTTCCTTCATGGATATGGAAGAACAAAATGAGCCGGTTTCTCAAGTGACGGCTTCTGTATCATCAAATAAGAGAGAGGCTAAACAAGAAGAAGCATTGTCAGAAGATGAGTTGGAACCAGAAGTCACTGAGACGCCCCCGACCACTGATTTTCACTTCCCAGAAGATCTAACAGACTTTTACCCTAAGACAACAAGAGATAAGGTTGAAATGAATGTGGCTGCCATTCGTTTGGTGAAAAGGCTTGAAGCTGAACATCGTCAAGCCACGCCAAGTGAACAGGAACTCCTTGCCAAATACGTAGGTTGGGGAGGACTAGCCAATGAGGTCTTTGACGAGTATAATCCTAAGTTTTCTAAGGAACGTGAGGCATTAAAAACGCTAGTCACCGATAAAGAGTATTCGGACATGAAACAATCTTCTCTGACTGCCTATTACACGGATCCCACTCTTATTCGTCAGATGTGGGAGAAGTTAGAACGTGATGGCTTTACAGGTGGTAAAATTCTTGACCCGTCTATGGGAACAGGGAATTTCTTTGCGGCAATGCCTAAACACCTGAGAGAAAATAGTGAGTTGTATGGTGTAGAGCTAGACACGATTACAGGAGCTATTGCCAAACACCTTCATCCCAATAGCCATATTGAAGTAAAGGGCTTTGAGACTGTTGCCTTTAATGACAATAGCTTTGATTTGGTTCTTTCAAATGTACCGTTTGCTAATATCAGGATTGCGGACAGTCGCTATGATAAACCCTATATGATTCATGATTACTTTGTTAAAAAATCCCTTGATTTGGTGCATGATGGTGGGCAAGTGGCTATTATTTCCTCCACAGGAACCATGGATAAACGGACAGAAAACATTCTTCAGGACATTCGTGAGACGACTGATTTTCTAGGTGGTGTGCGTTTACCAGATAGCGCCTTTAAGGCCATTGCAGGTACCAATGTCACAACAGATATGTTGTTCTTCCAAAAACATATGGATAAGGGATATGTAGCAGATGATTTAGCTTTTTCAGGTTCTATTCGTTATGACAAGGATGACCGTATTTGGCTCAATCCTTACTTTGATGGAGACTACAACAGTCAGGTTCTTGGGACCTATGAGGTTAGAAACTTTAACGGAGGGACACTTTCTGTGAAAGGCACTTCTGATAATTTGCTAGCAGATGTTCAGACTGCTCTTAAACAGGTTAAAGCCCCTAGAGTGGTGGATAACTCTGATATCTTCATCACTCCTGATGTGATGAAAAAACAGGTCGTTGATACCTCAATTCCTTCTGACATCAGAGAAAGCTTAGACCAGTATAGCTTTGGCTATAAAGATTCTACGGTTTACTACCGTGATCATAAGGGCATTCGTGTAGGGACAAAGACAGAGGAGATTAGCTACTATGTGGACGAGGAGGGGACCTTTAAGGCATGGGACACTAAGCACTCGCAAAAGCAGATTGACCGTTTTAATGAACTCGAAGTCACCGATAGCACCGCTCTTGATGTGCATGTGACCGAAGAAGCCACCAAACGTGGGCAATTTAAGGGCTATTTCAAAAAGACCGTCTTTTATGAAGCTCCTTTGTCTGAGAAAGAAGAGGCACGAATTAAAGGGATGGTTGATATTCGAAATGCTTACCAAGAGGTCATCGCCATTCAACGTTACTATGATTATGACAAAGACGAGTTCAATCACTTGTTAGGACATCTCAATCGGACCTATGATAGTTTTGTGAAACGCTTTGGCTATGTCAATAGTGCTGTGAATCGTAACCTCTTTGATAGTGATGATAAGTATTCGCTCGTTGCGAGTTTAGAAGATGAAAGTCTTGATCCAAGTGGGAAGACAGTTATCTATACCAAGTCACTTGCCTTTGAAAAGGCCCTAGTTCGTCCTGAAAAGGAAGTGACGGCAGTTTCTTCTGCCCTTGACGCTCTCAATTCTAGTCTAGCAGATGGTCGTGGGGTCGATTTGGATTACATGATGTCTATTTATCAGACGGATTCTAAAGCGACTTTGATTGAAGAATTAGGAGACGCTATTATTCCTGACCCAGAACGCTATCTAAACGATAGGGAAGTGGTCTATAAATCTCGGCAGGATTTCTTATCAGGGGATGTGATGACTAAGTTAGAGGTTGTGGACTTACTCATCAAAGAAGATAATTCTGATTTTCCTTGGGTCTATTATCAAGGTCTCTTAGAAGATGTGAAACCGCCACGTGTGACCTTGGCTGATATTGATTATCGGATTGGTTCACGCTGGATTCCTCTAGCTGTTTATGGGAAATTTGCCCAAGAAACCTTTATGGGACAAACTTTTGACTTGACTGATCAAGAAGTATCAACTGTTCTTGAAGTCAGTCCAATTGATGGGACGATGTCTTACCAATCCAAGTTTGCCTTTAGGTATTCTACCGCAACGGATAGAAGTTTAGGTGTGCCTGGGTCTCGGTATGATAGTGGTCGTAAAATCTTTGAAAACCTGCTTAATTCCAATCAACCAACCATTACCAAACAAGTGGAAGATGGGGATAAGAAAAAGCATGTGACGGACGTGGAGAAGACAACGGTTCTTCGTGCTAAGGAAACACAACTTCAAGAACTCTTCCAAGATTTTGTGGCAAGTTACCCAGTGGTGCAACAGATGATTGAAGAGACCTATAATAGCCTTTATAATCGTACAGTCTCAAAAGTTTATGATGGCAGCCATTTAACTATTGATGGGCTTGCCCAGAATATTTCCTTACGCCCTCACCAAAAGAATGCCATTCAACGCATTGTGGAAGAAAAACGAGCGCTTCTAGCTCATGAAGTGGGTTCAGGTAAGACCTTAACCATGCTTGGGGCAGGATTCAAACTGAAAGAATTGGGTATGGTGCATAAGCCTCTTTATGTGGTGCCATCAAGTCTGACCGCTCAGTTTGGCCAAGAAATCATGAAGTTCTTCCCAACCAAGAATGTCTACGTGATGACCAAGAAAGATTTTGCGAAAGCCAAACGCAAGCAATTTGTGTCACGGATCATCACAGGGGATTACGATGCCATTGTCATTGGGGATTCCCAGTTTGAGAAAATACCCATGAGTCAGGAAAAGCAAGTGACCTATATTCAAGATAAGTTACAACAACTTCGTGACATCAAGCAAGGTAGTGATAGTGATTATACTGTTAAAGAAGCAGAGCGTTCTATTAAGGGCTTAGAGCACCAATTGGAAGAACTTCAAAAGTTGGAACGTGATACCTTTATTGAATTTGAAAATCTAGGGATTGACTTTCTCTTTGTGGACGAGGCTCACCATTTTAAGAATATCAGACCCATTACAGGACTTGGTAATGTCGCAGGAATTACCAACACGACTTCTAAAAAGAACGTGGATATGGAAATGAAGGTCAGACAGGTTCAAGGAGAACACGACTATCGTAATGTGGTCTTTGCGACAGGAACACCAGTCTCTAACTCTATTAGTGAACTCTATACCATGATGAGTTATATCCAACCAGATGTCTTAGAACGATACCAGGTATCTAATTTTGATTCATGGGTAGGGGCTTTTGGGAATATCGAAAATTCTATGGAACTAGCACCGACAGGGGATAAATACCAACCCAAGAAACGCTTTAAGAAATTTGTGAACCTGCCTGAACTCATGCGGATTTATAAGGAAACAGCTGATATTCAGACCTCAGATATGCTTGATTTACCTGTTCCTGAAGCTAAAGTCATTGCGGTAGAGAGTGAACTCACAGAAGCTCAGAAATACTACCTTGAAGAGTTGGTTGACCGTTCAGACGCTATCAAGTCAGGCAGTGTTGACCCTAGTGATGATAACATGTTAAAAATCACTGGGGAAGCTAGAAAATTAGCCATTGACATGCGCCTCATTGACTCAGCCTATACCCTATCGGACAATCAGAAGATTATGCAAGTGGTGGATAATGTGGAACGTATTTACCGTGAGGGAGAAAATTTGAAAGCTACCCAGATGATTTTCTCTGATATTGGAACACCTAAAAGTAAGGAAGTGGGCTTTGATGTTTACAATGAACTTAAAGATCTACTTGTTGATCGAGGGATTCCCAAAGAAGAAATAGCCTTTGTACATGACGCTAATACGGATGAGAAAAAGAACTCTCTGTCACGCAAGGTCAATAGTGGAGAAGTACGGATTCTCATGGCTTCTACGGAAAAAGGTGGAACAGGTCTAAACGTCCAGTCACGTATGAAAGCAGTCCACCATTTGGACGTTCCCTGGAGACCAAGTGATGTAGGACGGATTTTGCGGACATTCAAAATAAAAAAGAATGTGGAGGTAACAGACAATGGCAAAGACAATTTTTGA